In Pseudoalteromonas tetraodonis, the genomic window CTGAAATCTAGCTGTCCGTAGTCTTGATGCGCGCGGTTACCGTACCAACCTGGTGCTTCACGAATAATAAACTCTGAACGCCAGTTATATGCTAAACGGGCAGAGAAATCATCATTTTCATAAAAACCAACTACGTTATAGCTGTTTTTAGATGAATCAGAGAATACCCCAACACGGTCTGGGTAATTCTCTGCTGGTGCTTTCGCATCTGAATAGGTGTAGTTAAATGAATAACCAAAGCCGTTATCGAATGAATCTTGAATTTGGAACTCAATACCTTCGATTGAACCACCCGTACCATTTGTTGATGAGCTTACTGTCCAACAGTCATATTGCTGAGCACCACACGGTGGCTCGCCGGCATCTGGGTTAGTCGTATAAACGGGGATGTCGATACCAATTTGTTGGTTTGTTTGTTGTTGGGTAGAAATAAATGAGCTTACTTCTTTAGTGAAGTAAGTGACGCTTAACATAGCATCGTCATCAAAGTACCATTCAACACCAATGTCTGCCTGGAACGCTTTAAATGGGCTTAAACCTACATTACCCGTATTTAACACTTCATTTAAAGGACGGTTATCTGTATAACCCGCTAGATTACGCGTTGCAAATAAATCTGCGTAATTAGGGCGAGAGATAACTTGTGCTGCTGAGGTACGTAAGATTAAGTCGTCAGCTAAGTCCATAACCACGTTTAAGCTTGGTAAGAACTCACTGTAATCGGCTTTGTCTGTAGATAACGTCGAGTCGTAAACACCTTCATCACTTAAATCATAGTAATCTGACGAAATATCAGTTGATATGTAACGAACACCTAAATTACCGCGAATACCACCGGTGTCAAAATCAGCCATCGCATATAAAGCAAAATTTTCTTCTTCTATGGTGCCGTATGCTTGTGGACGTGCTGTATAACCTTCTGTCATTGCTAATGAATCAGCAATCATTAGATCCATATCAGGTTCAGGTATTACAAAACCACCACCGGCAGTCACGGTACCAGGGTAGTATTCATTAGCATTACGTACAGGTACTAAATCGGCATTCACATTGGCTGCATTACCATCTTGTACAACTTTGTGATCGGCATATCTTAAGCCCGTTTTAATTGCGGTAATAACACCAAGCTCAACAGGAATTTCAAAGTCTAAATTTAAGTAACTTTCTTCATCTGAATCAGGGTTATATTCAGGCGCCCAAGTTTGTGGGCTGATGGTATCAGGTAAAATGCTAGCATCGTATGACTGGTTAGCTAAATTAAATCTAGTCACGTCGCCAGTCATATCAATAGACCCATTTAAGTCGCTATTGTTATTTGCAAACATACCATAGTTTGCCGTTGTTACATCACTGTCTGCGCTTGTTTTACCTACACGACCTTTAAAGGTGAATAACTCTGAGTCATATTTCCAATCTAAGTCAACAGTATCAGACTTCATGCTTGCTTTACGCGCCCATGTTTGGAAAAAAGCCGTGCCATTGCCGTCGATATTACGCGAAACACAGTTACCTGAGGCGTTCGTTTGTTCACATGAACCATCACCTGGGAATATAATGATTTGCGAGTTAGCATTGTTAGCATCTAGCTCTAAACTTGTATAAGTTAGACCTAAAACTAGCGAGTCTGATGGCTGATATTGCATAGCTACATTATACGCAGTACGCTCACGAGCTTGCTGGAAGGTTGTAGGTGCCATACCGCCACTCCAACCACCTGACGATTCAATACCGTTACGTTGATAATCTACTTCTGATAATGAACCCGCAGCTAAGATACCAAATGTTTCACTATCATTTTTCCAGCTGTACAAGCCAGAAAGCTCAGGATCTGTCTCTTCAGATACTGTACCGTAATCAGCTTTAACACTAGCAAATACAGTGTTTGCATCTAAATCTAGCGGTTTACGAGTTTTAACAATTACAGTACCGCCGATACCACCTTCAACTAGGTTAGCTTGAGATGATTTATAAACTTCTAAGCCACCTACTAATTCAGAAGGTAGTAATGAATAATTAAAGCTACGATCGACCGCTTGTTGATCGAACCAGCTAGTTGAGGCAACAGTATGACCGTCAAGTAATGTGCGTGTTAATTGTGCTGATGCACCACGGATAGATACTTGCTGACCCTGTCCAAATTGACGAGATACACTGACACCAGAAATACGACCAAGAGATTCACCTACATCGCCATCAGGAAACTTACCAACGTCTTCAGCTGTTACAACATCAACAACGGCATTTGAAAAACGCTTGCCGTTTAAGTTTTCTTTATTTGAAGCGCGAATACCCGTAACTTGGATTACTTCAACATCTTCTTGAACTTTAGTTTCATCGGCTGCGAATGCAGCACCAGTGAACCCGGCTCCCATTACTAAGCCGATATTTACTGCTAATAAGCTTTTTTTAAAATTTTTAGCTAACACAGGATTCCCCTTGAATCATTTTGTTGGTTTTTGTTTATCATTTTGCCTACCGCCATGACAGCGCTGTCATAGTAGTAACAAACCATACATGCAAAATTACAATTTTGCTACATTTTTCCGCTCTTTTTGTATGAAAAATAGCTAGTTCAATATTAAAATACTGATTTTAAAGGAATTAATTGTTGCGTGAAAAAGCCGAATTAAATTTGTTTAATTCGTTCATATTTCCAGCATGTACTTGAAGCATTTTTAAATTGATTTTGTTTAAAACAACGTGGTGAGTAGGAATTTTCAAACCGTAAAACATGCTTGTGAGTTAGTGTTTAATAAATTTAACCATTTGATTTTTTAGCTATAAGTAAAATTTATTCAGGATTTACAATCGGTGTAAAAGCCTATTTTATACTGCTCATTGTGGAGGCAATACTCAGCATTTCATCTTTATCTCTGCGCGGCTTTGTTTAATTCAGCAAAGAGTAAAACAGATCAGCAATAAAAAAGGTCAGTAGCAAAAGCGACTGACCTTTCATTAAACCATCAATACAAAGAGGTTTAGCGCACATCTAATTTATATTAAAATTAGGGCGCCCAATACACTTCAATGTTGATCTCAGGGTGATTTAATACCGCACGTAACGGCATGTCATTCACATCGCCCCCCGCTAAAGCTTGTTTATAAACAGCCAGCTTTTCATCGCCACTAATTAACAATTTAACCACTTTAGATTGTGCAATCGCATTTAACGTTAAGCTCATGCGCTCAGTAATACTGCCTGTTACGTCACTTTGTATCGCGTTGATAGCGCACACAAGTTGGCTTGAATCTAGGCCGTTTTTCAGGCCTTGTGCATGTGGGAATAATGACGCGGTGTGGCCATCTGGGCCCATGCCTAAAATAGTCACATCAAAAGGACGTTTTAATGCTTGAAACTGCGCTTCACAGGCATCAACCCCTTGCTCTGCAGTGGCTGCCGTATTTTTCATGCTAATAAAATTAGCCGCTGCACCATGGTTTTGTAACAAAGTACGCTTGATGAATGCTTCATTACTCTTTTCATGACTTGCCTCAACCCAGCGCTCATCAACCATAGCAACATCAATGTTTGCCCAATTTAAATCAAGGGTCGATAAATGTTTATAAGCCGGTTCTGGCGATGAACCGCCTGAAACCATTAATACTGCACGGCCATCACGCTCAATACCATCACGTAAAGCATGCTCTAACGACTGAGATAATTCATCAGTCAGCGCAGCTTTATCGTCAAAAAACTTTTCTACTATTGTTGCCATCACTTATGCCTTATCGCCAGTATTAAACCAAACATGATTATTCTCTGCTAATAATTCATCTGCATCTTCAGGGCCCCAACTACCGGCTCTATACAGTGCTGGTTTACCTTTTTCTTGCCAACGTTCAATTATTGGATCAATCCACTTCCATGCTTGGCGTACTTCATCACGATGAATAAATAATGATGGATTATTCGCTGCAGCATCAAGCATTAAACGTTTGTAAGCATCTGAGTGAAAGCCATTACTATATGCTTGCGACAGCTCAATGTTCATCGTTACAGGTTCAAGTTGCATGTCTAAATTATCTAAACGCTTCGACATCAGCGTTAATTGAATGCTTTCTTGTGGTTGTAAACGGATCACCAAACGGTTTGGCTCGATATTACCTACGCTGTCCTCATACACGTTATGAGATACTTTTTTATATTCAACCACAATTTCAGCGCAGCGCTTTGCCATACGTTTACCGGTACGCAGGTAAAAAGGCACACCGGCCCAACGCCAATTATCAATGTGCGCACGAATAGCCACGAAGGTTTCAGTTTTACTTGCTCCTTCGTTTAGCTCTTCTAAGTAACCTGGGACTATTTTACCGTTTAAATCACCCGGTACGTATTGCCCACGAATAATATTGTCATCAACATCGCTGCCCTCTAATGGGCGTAATGCTTCTAATACTTTTAACTTTTCATTGCGAATACTATTGGCTTTAAGTTTATGCGGTGACTCCATTGCGACTAAGCAAAGTAGCTGTAACAAGTGGTTTTGCACCATGTCACGCAAAGCACCGGCTTTATCATAAAAACCAGCGCGGCTCTCAAGCCCTACCGTTTCTGATAAGCTAATTTGGATATTATCAATCGATTTAGCATCCCACATGTTTTCAAATAATGAATTTGAAAAACGCAATGCCATTAAGTT contains:
- a CDS encoding TonB-dependent receptor, giving the protein MLAKNFKKSLLAVNIGLVMGAGFTGAAFAADETKVQEDVEVIQVTGIRASNKENLNGKRFSNAVVDVVTAEDVGKFPDGDVGESLGRISGVSVSRQFGQGQQVSIRGASAQLTRTLLDGHTVASTSWFDQQAVDRSFNYSLLPSELVGGLEVYKSSQANLVEGGIGGTVIVKTRKPLDLDANTVFASVKADYGTVSEETDPELSGLYSWKNDSETFGILAAGSLSEVDYQRNGIESSGGWSGGMAPTTFQQARERTAYNVAMQYQPSDSLVLGLTYTSLELDANNANSQIIIFPGDGSCEQTNASGNCVSRNIDGNGTAFFQTWARKASMKSDTVDLDWKYDSELFTFKGRVGKTSADSDVTTANYGMFANNNSDLNGSIDMTGDVTRFNLANQSYDASILPDTISPQTWAPEYNPDSDEESYLNLDFEIPVELGVITAIKTGLRYADHKVVQDGNAANVNADLVPVRNANEYYPGTVTAGGGFVIPEPDMDLMIADSLAMTEGYTARPQAYGTIEEENFALYAMADFDTGGIRGNLGVRYISTDISSDYYDLSDEGVYDSTLSTDKADYSEFLPSLNVVMDLADDLILRTSAAQVISRPNYADLFATRNLAGYTDNRPLNEVLNTGNVGLSPFKAFQADIGVEWYFDDDAMLSVTYFTKEVSSFISTQQQTNQQIGIDIPVYTTNPDAGEPPCGAQQYDCWTVSSSTNGTGGSIEGIEFQIQDSFDNGFGYSFNYTYSDAKAPAENYPDRVGVFSDSSKNSYNVVGFYENDDFSARLAYNWRSEFIIREAPGWYGNRAHQDYGQLDFSATYSVTDYLDVTFEGINLTEEDSVQLGNNDASTSLPNPDLLNDFPVWSFEGEARYKLGVTMRF
- the zwf gene encoding glucose-6-phosphate dehydrogenase; translated protein: MLNPFDIIIFGGGGDLALRKLLPAMYRAYQEGNLPQGSRILPTVREQSKCDEYIDTAHKALQEFLSEGEYNAKDWKSFSAFLVPVVSNVTEADDNWDVLKKILDEDDSDKSRVFYLSLPPAVYGTCCEILSTKKLITANSRVVVEKPIGYCGESAEVINAKIAQYFDEDQIFRIDHYLGKETVQNLMALRFSNSLFENMWDAKSIDNIQISLSETVGLESRAGFYDKAGALRDMVQNHLLQLLCLVAMESPHKLKANSIRNEKLKVLEALRPLEGSDVDDNIIRGQYVPGDLNGKIVPGYLEELNEGASKTETFVAIRAHIDNWRWAGVPFYLRTGKRMAKRCAEIVVEYKKVSHNVYEDSVGNIEPNRLVIRLQPQESIQLTLMSKRLDNLDMQLEPVTMNIELSQAYSNGFHSDAYKRLMLDAAANNPSLFIHRDEVRQAWKWIDPIIERWQEKGKPALYRAGSWGPEDADELLAENNHVWFNTGDKA
- the pgl gene encoding 6-phosphogluconolactonase, which translates into the protein MATIVEKFFDDKAALTDELSQSLEHALRDGIERDGRAVLMVSGGSSPEPAYKHLSTLDLNWANIDVAMVDERWVEASHEKSNEAFIKRTLLQNHGAAANFISMKNTAATAEQGVDACEAQFQALKRPFDVTILGMGPDGHTASLFPHAQGLKNGLDSSQLVCAINAIQSDVTGSITERMSLTLNAIAQSKVVKLLISGDEKLAVYKQALAGGDVNDMPLRAVLNHPEINIEVYWAP